The Borrelia sp. HM sequence ATCTCAATTGAGATTGAAGACGATGGTAGAGGTATAGACCCAAATATTATTAGGCAAAAATCAATTGAGAAAGGTTTAATTAATGAAAATACGGTTTTATCTGATAATGAGATTTTAAATTTAATTTTTTCTCCTGGATTTTCAACAGCTAGTCATGTTACAGATATTTCTGGTAGAGGGGTAGGGTTGGATGTTGTTAAGAATAGTATTAAGAAATTAAATGGGACCATTATTATAGATTCTAAAGTTAATGTTGGTACTACTTTTAAAATCAAACTTCCCTTAACATTAGTAATTGTTCAGGGTCTTCTTGTAAGATCTGGTAGTGAAATTTATGTTCTTCCTTTAAATAGTGTTCTTGAAACGCATAGGATTAGCGAGGAAAATATTAAAATTCTTGAAAATGACCATGAGGTCTATAATTTAAGAGAAGAAGTTATATCCGTGCTTAGACTTGATGAGCTTTTTAATATAAAGTATGATCAGGATTTGTATGAAAAATTTTTGATAGTTGTTAGCATTAATGATAAAAAAGCAGGCATAGTTGTCGATTCTATTCTTGGGGAAGAAGATTTTGTTGTAAAGCCTATTAAAGATAAATATGCTTCAAGTCCTGGAATAGTCGGGGCTGCTACACTTGGTAATGGTAAGGTTGTCTTGATTATTGATGTATTTAGGCTTTTTGACTTAAAGGATATGAAATAATAGTCTTATGATGGAAATAAAAGAAATATATTTGGGCGAACATAATTTAAGTGATCACGCAAAAGGAACTGACTCTATTAATTTAGATTTTAAAGTAGTGTCATTTAATATTGGAAATGATAATTATCTAATAGATATTATGCAAGTTAAAGAAATTAGGAAATCTGGCAATTTTACATATGTTCCAAATTCTAGAAGATATGTTGTTGGTCTTGATAATTTAAGAGGTGAGATAATCTCGATTATTGATTTGAGAATAATGTTTAATTTGGAAGTTATTCAAAAAGAAGTTGAAGATATTATGATCCTTAGAAATAGAGATCTCTTAATAGGAGTTATTGTTGATAAAGTAAATAATATTTTTTCGATTGATTCTTCTATGATTCAAGAGCCCCATCCTGTTTTGTCTCAGGAATCATTGATAGGCTACATAAAGGGAGTGGTTGAATATGGTAAAAAGTTATATATTCTTCTTGATGTTGATAAGATTTTTGATTATGATGATGATGAAGAGGAATATTTAGAAGATAACAACAAGAATGATGAAGTAAATCATTCTAAACATGAGGATGAGTCATTGATCAATAGTAATTATTCGTTAGAATTGCCAAGCTCATCTATAACATCATTTGAACCTTCGTTAGATGATTTAAGAATTATCAAAGAAAATCTTTTTAAATATTCTTTTAATGCTTCTTTGGTAAGTGATGAATTTTTGAGAAAAAT is a genomic window containing:
- a CDS encoding CheR family methyltransferase gives rise to the protein MEIKEIYLGEHNLSDHAKGTDSINLDFKVVSFNIGNDNYLIDIMQVKEIRKSGNFTYVPNSRRYVVGLDNLRGEIISIIDLRIMFNLEVIQKEVEDIMILRNRDLLIGVIVDKVNNIFSIDSSMIQEPHPVLSQESLIGYIKGVVEYGKKLYILLDVDKIFDYDDDEEEYLEDNNKNDEVNHSKHEDESLINSNYSLELPSSSITSFEPSLDDLRIIKENLFKYSFNASLVSDEFLRKIGLKLDIENIDDLVYDHFLSEFYSKSSGVLWDDKYLREFQDEIVNKHINSMSNIGSLLNVFEIGCGDGKETMSFVNALYDSYKNPFKVTAIDNNLVKVIGTANMTFSESEINVSEIYRKNSFEQGSGIYKFKPEIMNSVLFEYSDAILSEFPENLGVIFLRDILCFLNNDDQALILDTIAEKSVKGAILILGDNEDLKNNDIFIKDRSVECFNLYKRRN